In Acinonyx jubatus isolate Ajub_Pintada_27869175 chromosome B3, VMU_Ajub_asm_v1.0, whole genome shotgun sequence, a genomic segment contains:
- the LOC113597373 gene encoding uncharacterized protein LOC113597373 → MTEFTLTSTVWPGQNKLCGLYTLQSRGEGTSATRQGVVKRQRGALLGLLWVQVYWVRGMDVEQTPAALSLQEGASSTLRCNFSSSVTNVQWFRQNPGGSGLTRLFYIASGMKQDGRLNCTVNTKDRHSSLHIRASQQEDSATYLCAVQAQCSLLLCSLSPNCSWAPSPGSSTRKPSLCSRICTACLGPSGALQAQSWWRLGSSLNHLWSPRRKENPKRILP, encoded by the exons ATGACAGAATTTACTCTGACCAGTACTGTGTGGCCTGGCCAGAATAAGCTGTGTGG ACTCTACACTCTTCAGAGTAGGGGTGAAGGCACGTCAGCGACCAGACAAGGAGTCGTGAAGAGACAGCGGGGAGCCCTGCTGGGGCTTCTGTGGGTGCAGGTTTACT GGGTGAGAGGGATGGACGTGGAGCAGACACCTGCAGCCCTGAGCCTCCAGGAGGGAGCCAGCTCTACCCTGAGGTGCAATTTTTCCAGCTCGGTGACCAATGTGCAGTGGTTCCGACAGAACCCCGGGGGGAGCGGCCTCACCCGGCTTTTTTACATCGCTTCAGGGATGAAGCAGGATGGGAGGTTGAACTGCACGGTGAACACTAAGGACCGGCACAGCAGCCTGCACATCAGGGCCTCCCAGCAGGAAGACTCAGCCACCTATCTGTGTGCGGTGCAGGCACAGTGCTCCCTGCTGCTCTGCAGCCTGTCCCCAAACTGCAGCTGGGCTCCCAGCCCAGGCTCCTccaccaggaagccttccttgtgCAGCCGCATTTGCACAGCGTGCTTGGGACCATCTGGGGCTTTGCAGGCTCAAAGCTGGTGGCG aCTGGGATCCTCCTTGAACCATCTTTGGtctcccagaagaaaagaaaacccaaagaggATCTTACCCTGA